Proteins encoded by one window of Primulina huaijiensis isolate GDHJ02 chromosome 1, ASM1229523v2, whole genome shotgun sequence:
- the LOC140971855 gene encoding cation/H(+) antiporter 14-like, whose amino-acid sequence MSSRKVTSSMGYVQGPYDSQETLVCQFTHMTNAQGRAWFGGDPFAFNLPVLLLQLIFIFSIISIVWFLLKPLKQGLISAQLIAGIIMGRSFLGRIDSYSDKLFPLGGRLILETLADMGFMFHLFILGVQVDLSLIKKIGKSAVVIGVISYFLPFTIGLTLIFILNQLMEVEASAKRSLPYVAYLNAMSSFPVITSLLIDLNILNSELGRVATLASLICEICNYIVTVIFCGIITGLHSVEWNAVSIVLWPVFVLLIIVFVLRTVLLLIVRHVPEGQQMKEIHFISIVVIILLCGLGSETFGHPAALGAFFLGVITPDGPPLGSSLVNKLDTINTGLLVPAKLVISGLSMDMFSIGGVSGATYGLVIIITYSAKFTSTLIPALFYSIPLRHAVTLALIMCCRGIIEAVIYITLMKDGIINNEAYAFLLISMLIVTGIARPLIWHLYDPSASYLGQRKNSILSNNPNDELRMMVCIHNEENVPIIINLLDASTPLSHRPLAVFVLNLMELKGQGASVLESTTRRSKLTASRSWSKHVANAINLFAERNHGCVVRHFNSIAPYASMHNDICSLALDQNANIVILPFHKQWTIDGKVGSNFSSIRMVNQNVISKAPCSVGVLIDRGQVAGNQSVLKGHSMFQITVLFLGGPDDCEALAYASRFIENPQIILTFVWIRPWDHKKYGEETEKSMDTQMVNQFRAKTIGNEKVVYREELVKDAIGTTKVIRSIEDGCDLCIVGRYHEADSPLVFGLTEWSECPELGLIGDMLATSDFNFSVLVVQQQPLGADFVYSHRLQPIACGYSSSPCYDDQYQHHRSYSFQGGFEHSKRI is encoded by the exons ATGTCATCGAGAAAAGTTACATCTTCGATGGGGTATGTCCAAGGGCCATATGATTCTCAAGAAACTTTAGTGTGCCAGTTCACTCATATGACAAATGCGCAAGGGCGAGCATGGTTCGGAGGAGATCCCTTTGCCTTCAATTTACCGGTTCTGTTGTTGCaactgatttttattttttccataaTAAGTATAGTTTGGTTCCTTCTCAAACCTCTTAAGCAAGGTCTGATCAGTGCGCAACTTATC GCCGGCATCATTATGGGCCGATCTTTTCTGGGGCGCATAGACTCTTACAGTGACAAGTTATTTCCTCTTGGAGGGAGATTGATACTTGAAACATTAGCAGACATGGGCTTCATGTTCCATCTGTTTATATTAGGAGTACAAGTTGATTTATCCCTGATTAAAAAGATTGGGAAAAGTGCTGTGGTAATTGGCGTCATCTCTTATTTCCTGCCTTTCACAATAGGGCTAACACTCATCTTCATCTTAAATCAACTTATGGAGGTAGAGGCCTCGGCGAAACGTTCCCTCCCTTATGTTGCATATTTAAATGCTATGTCATCATTTCCAGTAATCACGAGCCTGTTAATCGATCTCAACATTCTTAACTCGGAGCTTGGTAGAGTAGCTACATTGGCATCATTGATCTGTGAAATATGCAACTACATTGTTACAGTGATATTTTGTGGGATTATAACAGGCTTACACAGCGTTGAGTGGAATGCTGTTTCGATTGTCTTGTGGCCCGTTTTCGTCCTCCTCATCATTGTGTTTGTCCTTCGAACCGTACTTTTACTTATTGTCAGACATGTGCCTGAGGGACAACAGATGAAAGAGATCCATTTTATATCCATTGTGGTCATAATCTTACTCTGCGGTCTGGGTTCTGAAACTTTTGGGCACCCAGCAGCCCTTGGTGCCTTCTTTTTGGGCGTGATTACACCCGATGGACCGCCATTGGGATCTTCTTTAGTAAATAAGCTTGATACAATTAATACTGGATTGCTTGTTCCAGCCAAGTTAGTGATAAGTGGTTTGAGCATGGACATGTTCTCCATAGGAGGGGTTTCTGGAGCCACATATGGATTGGTAATCATTATTACTTATTCGGCAAAGTTTACATCCACCCTCATTCCTGCGCTCTTTTACAGTATCCCGTTACGCCATGCTGTCACTCTTGCTCTCATAATGTGTTGCAGAGGTATCATTGAAGCTGTTATATACATTACCTTGATGAAGGATGGG ATCATAAACAATGAAGCATATGCCTTTCTGTTAATCTCAATGCTGATCGTAACAGGGATTGCTAGGCCTCTGATATGGCATCTCTACGACCCATCAGCTAGTTACCTAGGCCAACGAAAGAACTCTATTCTGAGTAATAATCCAAACGACGAGCTAAGGATGATGGTCTGCATCCATAATGAAGAGAACGTGCCGATTATCATAAACCTTCTCGATGCCTCAACTCCTCTAAGTCACAGACCTCTTGCTGTTTTTGTCCTAAATCTTATGGAACTCAAGGGCCAGGGAGCATCCGTGCTCGAGTCAACCACTCGCAGAAGCAAGCTAACAGCCTCAAGAAGCTGGTCAAAACATGTTGCCAATGCCATCAACTTGTTTGCAGAGCGCAACCACGGATGTGTCGTGCGCCACTTCAATTCTATCGCACCGTATGCCAGCATGCACAATGACATATGCTCGCTCGCTCTTGACCAAAATGCAAATATTGTGATCCTTCCATTTCACAAGCAATGGACTATAGATGGTAAAGTTGGGTCAAACTTTTCTTCCATCAGGATGGTAAACCAAAACGTTATCTCGAAAGCTCCTTGTTCAGTAGGAGTCCTCATTGATCGGGGGCAGGTAGCTGGAAACCAGTCAGTTTTGAAAGGACACTCCATGTTCCAAATCACTGTTCTATTCCTCGGCGGTCCCGACGACTGTGAGGCGCTTGCATATGCTAGTCGTTTCATTGAAAACCCGCAAATCATCCTAACATTCGTGTGGATTAGGCCGTGGGATCATAAGAAGTATGGTGAAGAAACAGAGAAGAGCATGGATACACAGATGGTTAATCAGTTCAGAGCTAAGACTATTGGTAATGAAAAAGTCGTATACAGAGAAGAGTTAGTAAAAGATGCAATAGGGACAACAAAAGTGATCAGGTCAATAGAAGATGGATGTGATTTGTGCATAGTAGGTAGATATCATGAGGCTGATTCTCCACTGGTATTTGGGCTTACAGAATGGAGTGAGTGTCCTGAATTAGGTCTTATTGGAGATATGTTAGCCACTTCTGACTTCAATTTCTCAGTGCTGGTGGTGCAGCAGCAGCCCTTGGGTGCAGATTTTGTTTACAGTCACCGACTTCAACCCATCGCGTGTGGCTACAGCTCGTCGCCATGTTATGATGATCAATACCAACACCATCGTTCTTACTCCTTTCAGGGAGGTTTTGAGCATTCTAAAAGAATTTAA